A single region of the Branchiostoma lanceolatum isolate klBraLanc5 chromosome 1, klBraLanc5.hap2, whole genome shotgun sequence genome encodes:
- the LOC136446094 gene encoding clathrin heavy chain 1 isoform X6, producing the protein MAQILPIRFQEHLQLQNVGVNAANIGFSTLTMESDKFICVREKVGDQAQVVIIDLADAANPIRRPISADSAIMNPASKVIALKGSGSAGKTLQIFNIEMKSKMKAHNMAEDVTFWKWITVNTIALVTDTAVYHWAMEGDSQPQKMFDRHSSLAGCQIINYRTDAAQKWLLLIGISAQQNRVVGAMQLYSVDRKVSQPIEGHAAAFGQFKMEGNTEQSTLFCFGVRGAQGGKLHIIEVGTTPTGNQPFTKKAVDVFFPPEAQNDFPVAMQVSSKHDVIFLVTKYGYIHLYDLESGVCIYMNRISGDTIFVTAPHEATSGVIGVNRKGQVLSVSVEEDNIIPYITNVLQNPDLALRMAVRNNLAGAEDLFVRKFNTLFSQGNYSESAKVAANAPKGILRTPQTIQRFQQVPAQAGQTSPLLQYFGILLDHGQLNKYESLELCRPVLQQGRKQLLEKWLKEEKLECSEELGDLVKTSDPTLALSVYLRANVPNKVIQCFAETGQFQKIILYAKKVGYTPDYIFLLRNVMRINPDQGLQFAQMMVQDEEPMADINQIVDVFMEMNLVQQCTSFLLDALKNNRPSEGALQTRLLEMNLMSAPQVADAILGNQMFTHYDRAHIAQLCEKAGLLQRALEHYTDLYDIKRAIVHTHLLNPDWLVNFFGSLSVEDSLECLKAMLQANIRQNLQIAVQVATKYHEQLTTQSLIDLFESFKSYEGLFYFLGSIVNFSQEAEVHFKYIQAACKTGQIKEVERICRESNCYDPEKVKNFLKEAKLTDQLPLIIVCDRFDFVHDLVLYLYRNNLQKYIEIYVQKVNPARLPVVIGGLLDVDCGEDVIKNLIMVVRGQFSTDELVAEVEKRNRLKLLLPWLESRIHDGQTEPATHNALAKIYIDANNNPERFLRENPYYDSKVVGKYCEKRDPHLACVAYERGQCDQELIQVCNENSLFKSEARYLVKRRDPELWATVLIETNEYRRQLIDQVVQTALSETQDPEDISVTVKAFMTADLPNELIELLEKIVLENSVFSDHRNLQNLLILTAIKADRTRVMEYITRLDNYDAPDIANIAIGSELYEEAFAIFKKFDVNTSAIQVLINNISNLDRAYEFAERCNEPGVWSQLAQAQLQQGMVKEAIDSYIKADDPSQYMEVVDVANKNGNFEDLVRYLQMARKKSREAYVETELIFAYAQTNRLAELEEFISGPNTANIQQVGDRCYDAQMYEAAKLLYNNVSNFGRLASTLVHLGEYQAAVDSARKANSTRTWKEVCFSCVDGEEFRLAQMCGLHIVVHADELEDLINYYQDRGYFEELIQLLEAALGLERAHMGMFTELAILYSKYKPQKMREHLELFWSRVNIPKVLRAAEQAHLWAELVFLYDKYEEYDNAIVTMMAHPTDSWKEGMFKDIITKVANIELYYKALQFYLDYKPMLLNDLLTVLTPRMDHTRAVTFFQKVGHLPLVKPYLRSVQTHNNKALNEALNNLLIDEEDYQGLRASIDAFDNFDNIALAQRLEKHELIEFRRISAYLFKGNNRWKQAVELCKRDKLFKDALEYAAESRDTETAEELIAWFLEQKNYECFAGTLYTCYDLLRPDVILELSWRHNILDFAMPFFVNVMREYISKVDKLIESEEQRKEEETTTQQPIVYGEPQLMITSGPQMGVPPQQMPPGMVPGMMPGAAPMPGGYQAPYASM; encoded by the exons ATGGCGCAGATTCTGCCCATCCGCTTCCAGGAGCACCTCCAG CTTCAAAATGTCGGCGTCAATGCAGCGAATATCGGGTTCAGTACCCTCACCATGGAGTCCGACAAGTTCATCTGCGTGCGGGAGAAAGTCGGCGATCAGGCGCAGGTTGTCATCATCGACCTGGCTGACGCAGCGAACCCCATTCGCCGGCCCATCTCCGCAGACTCCGCTATCATGAACCCCGCCAGCAAGGTCATTGCTTTGAAAGGCAGTGGCAGTG CTGGGAAGACCCTGCAGATCTTCAACATTGAGATGAAGAGCAAGATGAAGGCCCACAACATGGCGGAGGATGTGACCTTCTGGAAGTGGATCACTGTCAACACCATCGCCCTGGTAACTGACACGGCTGTGTACCATTGGGCCATGGAAG GTGACTCGCAGCCGCAGAAGATGTTTGACCGCCATTCCAGCCTGGCCGGGTGCCAGATCATCAACTACCGCACGGACGCAGCACAGAAGTGGCTTCTTCTCATCGGGATCTCCGCACAG CAAAACAGAGTTGTTGGCGCCATGCAGCTGTACTCCGTGGACCGTAAGGTCAGCCAACCAATCGAAGGCCACGCCGCGGCGTTCGGCCAGTTCAAGATGGAAGGTAACACGGAGCAGTCCACGCTGTTCTGCTTCGGCGTTCGCGGCGCCCAAGGCGGGAAGCTACATATCATTGAGGTCGGAACAACCCCCACTGGGAACCAACCGTTCACCAAGAAGGCAGTGGACGTTTTCTTCCCACCTGAAGCACAGAACGACTTCCCTGTGGCCATGCAG gTAAGCTCTAAGCATGACGTCATCTTCCTGGTGACCAAATATGGTTACATCCATCTGTACGACTTGGAGAGCGGCGTCTGCATCTACATGAACCGGATCAGCGGAGACACCATCTTCGTCACCGCGCCCCACGAGGCCACCAGCGGAGTCATCGGAGTCAACCGTAAAGGACAG GTCCTGTCCGTGAGTGTGGAGGAGGACAACATCATCCCGTACATCACCAACGTCCTGCAGAACCCTGACCTGGCGCTGCGCATGGCCGTCAGGAACAACCTGGCCGGCGCCGAGGACCTCTTCGTCCGCAAGTTCAACACGCTGTTCTCCCAGGGCAACTACTCCGAGTCCGCTAAGGTCGCAGCTAATGCACCAAAG gGAATCCTGCGTACCCCCCAGACGATCCAGCGGTTCCAGCAGGTCCCAGCCCAGGCCGGCCAGACGTCCCCGCTCCTGCAGTACTTCGGCATCCTGCTAGACCACGGCCAGCTCAATAAGTACGAGTCCCTGGAACTGTGTCGCCCCGTCCTGCAGCAGGGCAGGAAACAGCTACTGGAGAAATGGCTCAAGGAAGAAAAG CTTGAGTGTAGCGAGGAGCTTGGAGATCTAGTCAAGACCAGCGACCCCACCCTAGCGCTCTCCGTCTACCTTCGCGCCAACGTGCCCAACAAGGTAATCCAGTGTTTCGCGGAGACCGGGCAGTTCCAGAAGATCATCCTGTACGCGAAGAAGGTTGGGTACACCCCGGACTACATCTTCCTGCTGCGTAACGTGATGCGTATCAACCCCGACCAGGGCCTGCAGTTTGCACAGATGATGGTCCAGGATGAGGAGCCTATGGCTGACATCAACCAG ATTGTTGACGTGTTTATGGAGATGAACCTGGTGCAGCAGTGCACGTCGTTCCTTCTGGACGCTCTGAAGAACAACCGCCCGTCGGAGGGCGCGCTCCAGACACGCCTGCTGGAGATGAACCTCATGTCTGCTCCCCAG GTGGCCGACGCCATCCTCGGGAACCAGATGTTCACGCACTACGACCGCGCCCACATCGCCCAGCTGTGCGAGAAGGCGGGGCTGCTGCAGCGTGCTCTCGAGCACTACACCGACCTGTACGACATCAAGCGCGCAATCGTGCACACCCACCTGCTTAACCCTGATTGGCTGGTCAACTTCTTCGGCTCTCTATCCGTGGAAGATTCGCTAGAATGCCTGAAG GCCATGCTTCAAGCCAATATCCGACAGAATCTACAGATAGCTGTGCAGGTGGCCACAAAGTACCACGAACAGCTGACCACCCAGTCTCTCATCGACTTGTTCGAGTCGTTCAAGAGCTACGAGGGGCTGTTCTACTTCCTGGGCTCCATCGTCAACTTCAGCCAGGAGGCCGAGGTCCACTTCAAGTACATCCAG gCCGCTTGCAAGACTGgtcagatcaaggaggttgaacGTATCTGCCGCGAAAGCAACTGTTATGATCCAGAGAAGGTCAAGAACTTCCTAAAG GAAGCCAAGCTGACGGACCAGCTGCCACTGATCATCGTGTGCGACCGTTTTGACTTTGTGCACGACCTGGTCCTGTACCTGTACCGTAACAACCTGCAAAAGTACATCGAGATCTATGTACAGAAG GTGAACCCTGCGCGCTTGCCCGTTGTTATCGGAGGGCTGCTGGACGTGGACTGTGGGGAGGACGTCATCAAGAACCTCATCATGGTTGTACGTGGGCAATTCTCCACTGACGAGCTGGTCGCTGAGGTGGAGAAGAGAAACAG GTTGAAGCTTCTGCTGCCGTGGCTGGAAAGTCGTATCCACGATGGGCAGACCGAGCCTGCCACCCACAATGCACTGGCCAAGATCTACATTGACGCCAACAACAACCCTGAGAGGTTCCTGAG GGAGAATCCGTACTATGACAGTAAGGTTGTGGGCAAGTACTGTGAGAAGCGAGACCCACACCTCGCGTGCGTGGCCTACGAAAGAGGGCAGTGCGATCAGGAACTCATTCAG GTGTGCAATGAGAACTCCCTGTTCAAGAGCGAGGCGCGGTACCTGGTGAAGCGGCGCGACCCTGAGCTGTGGGCCACGGTGCTGATTGAAACCAACGAGTACCGCAGGCAGCTCATCGACCAG GTGGTGCAGACAGCACTATCAGAGACCCAGGACCCAGAAGACATCTCTGTGACCGTCAAGGCCTTCATGACCGCGGACCTGCCCAACGAGCTGATCGAGCTACTGGAGAAGATCGTTCTCGAGAACTCGGTCTTCTCGGACCACAG GAACCTACAGAACCTGTTGATCCTGACGGCGATCAAGGCTGACCGCACGCGCGTCATGGAGTACATCACCCGCCTGGACAACTACGACGCTCCCGACATCGCCAATATCGCCATTGGCTCGGAGCTGTACGAGGAAGCCTTCGCCATCTTCAAGAAGTTTGACGTCAACACGTCTGCTATCCAG GTGTTGATCAACAACATCAGTAACCTGGACCGTGCGTACGAGTTTGCCGAGCGCTGTAACGAGCCGGGCGTGTGGAGCCAGCTGGCCCAGGCCCAGCTGCAGCAGGGCATGGTGAAGGAGGCCATCGACTCCTACATCAAGGCTGACGACCCCTCCCAGTACATGGAAGTGGTGGATGTGGCAAATAAGAACG GAAACTTTGAGGACCTGGTGCGGTACCTGCAAATGGCAAGGAAGAAGTCGCGCGAAGCGTACGTGGAGACGGAGCTGATCTTTGCCTACGCCCAAACCAACAGGCTGGCCGAACTGGAAGAGTTCATCTCTGGACCCAACACCGCCAACATCCAACAG GTTGGTGACAGGTGCTACGACGCCCAGATGTACGAGGCGGCCAAACTGCTGTACAACAACGTCTCCAACTTCGGTCGCCTGGCCTCCACCCTCGTCCACCTGGGCGAGTACCAGGCCGCCGTGGACAGCGCCCGCAAGGCCAACAGCACACGTACGTGGAAGGAGGTCTGCTTCTCATGTGTGGATGGCGAGGAGTTCCGTCTGGCGCAGATGTGCGGCCTGCACATCGTTGTGCACGCTGACGAACTGGAGGACCTCATCAACTATTACCAGGACAGAGG ATACTTTGAGGAACTGATCCAGCTGCTGGAGGCTGCCCTGGGTCTGGAGCGTGCTCACATGGGGATGTTCACGGAGCTGGCCATCCTCTACTCCAAGTACAAGCCACAGAAGATGAGGGAACATCTGGAGCTCTTCTGGTCACGTGTCAACATTCCAAAG gtccTGCGTGCAGCAGAGCAGGCTCACCTGTGGGCCGAGCTGGTGTTCCTGTACGACAAGTATGAGGAGTACGACAACGCCATCGTCACCATGATGGCCCACCCCACAGACTCCTGGAAGGAAGGCATGTTCAAGGATATCATCACTAAG GTTGCAAACATAGAGCTGTACTACAAGGCGCTGCAGTTCTACCTGGACTACAAGCCCATGTTGCTCAACGACCTGTTGACTGTGCTCACACCCCGCATGGACCACACACGCGCTGTCACCTTCTTCCAGAAG GTTGGCCATCTGCCCCTTGTGAAGCCATACCTCCGCTCGGTGCAAACCCACAACAACAAGGCCCTGAACGAGGCCCTCAACAACCTGCTCATTGACGAGGAAGACTACCAG GGCTTGAGAGCATCCATAGATGCCTTTGACAACTTCGACAACATCGCCCTGGCCCAGAGGTTGGAAAAGCACGAGCTGATCGAGTTCCGACGGATATCAGCGTACCTGTTCAAGGGAAACAACCGCTGGAAGCAGGCAGTCGAACTGTGCAAGAGAGACAAGCTCTTCAAG GATGCTCTGGAATATGCAGCCGAGTCGCGAGACACGGAAACGGCAGAAGAGCTGATCGCCTGGTTCTTGGAACAGAAGAACTACGAGTGTTTCGCGGGGACCCTGTACACCTGCTACGACCTGTTACGACCAGACGTCATTCTAGAGCTGTCCTGGAGGCATAACATCCTGGACTTTGCCATGCCCTTCTTCGTCAATGTTATGCGGGAATACATTTCAAag GTGGACAAATTAATAGAATCAGAGGAACAGAGGAAAGAGGAAGAAACCACAACACAACAGCCAATAGTCTATG GTGAACCCCAGTTGATGATCACATCTGGTCCCCAGATGGGTGTCCCTCCGCAGCAGATGCCCCCAGGCATGGTGCCCGGCATGATGCCAGGTGCCGCGCCCATGCCAGGTGGCTACCAAGCACCCTACGCCTCCATGTGA